One part of the Granulicella arctica genome encodes these proteins:
- the glgC gene encoding glucose-1-phosphate adenylyltransferase, whose product MRDTLGVLLAGGAGERLFPLTRDRAKPAVPFAGQYRIIDITLSNCINSGLRHVYILTQYKALSLNRHIREGWGPVVANELGEFFEILPPMQRVSKNWYTGTADAVYQNIYSIGAEEPKYVIILSGDHIYKMNYGLMIQQHRDSGADVTIATLPIKPDEVSSFGVVEVARNGDVTGFEEKPKETKMRSPFMPDMVDASMGIYIFNTDVLLPELIKDAEDPNSKHDFGHNILPNLLGRFKMMAYNFVDENKQKALYWRDVGTLEAYYEANMDVAGVTPIFNLYDKAWPMRTRAYQYPPAKFVFGEPGRTGMAINSIIASGSIVSGAVVRNSVLSQDVRVNSYADVDSSIIFSHVNIGRHCRIRHAIIDRDVHIPDGTVIGYDQNEDKKNYFVSPAGLTVVTRDYSVYENPVSPGFMQNGNTW is encoded by the coding sequence ATGAGAGATACGCTGGGCGTCTTGCTTGCCGGTGGTGCAGGCGAGCGGCTTTTTCCACTCACAAGAGATCGCGCCAAACCGGCAGTACCATTCGCCGGCCAGTACCGCATCATCGACATCACCTTATCCAACTGCATCAACTCCGGCCTGCGTCACGTCTACATCCTCACCCAGTACAAGGCGCTGTCGCTCAACCGCCACATCCGCGAGGGCTGGGGGCCAGTCGTCGCCAATGAGCTCGGCGAGTTCTTTGAGATTCTTCCCCCCATGCAGCGCGTCAGCAAGAACTGGTACACCGGCACCGCAGACGCGGTCTACCAGAACATCTACTCCATCGGGGCCGAGGAGCCGAAGTACGTCATCATCCTCTCCGGCGATCACATCTACAAGATGAACTACGGCCTGATGATTCAGCAGCACCGCGACTCCGGCGCGGATGTCACCATCGCCACCCTGCCTATCAAGCCCGACGAGGTTTCATCCTTCGGGGTCGTCGAGGTGGCTCGCAACGGAGATGTCACCGGCTTTGAGGAGAAGCCCAAAGAGACCAAGATGCGCTCGCCCTTCATGCCCGACATGGTCGACGCCTCCATGGGCATCTACATCTTCAACACCGACGTCCTTCTGCCGGAGCTTATCAAGGACGCCGAAGATCCGAACTCCAAACACGACTTCGGCCACAACATCCTGCCCAACCTCCTCGGCCGGTTCAAGATGATGGCGTACAACTTCGTCGACGAGAACAAGCAGAAGGCCCTCTACTGGCGCGACGTGGGCACGCTCGAGGCCTACTACGAGGCCAATATGGACGTGGCGGGTGTCACCCCGATCTTCAACCTCTACGACAAGGCATGGCCCATGCGCACCCGCGCCTACCAGTACCCTCCCGCGAAGTTTGTCTTTGGCGAGCCGGGCCGTACCGGTATGGCCATCAACTCGATCATCGCGTCGGGTTCGATCGTCTCGGGTGCCGTGGTGCGGAACAGCGTCCTCTCGCAGGATGTCCGCGTCAATTCGTACGCCGATGTTGATTCGAGCATCATCTTCTCGCACGTCAACATCGGGCGGCACTGCCGTATCCGCCACGCCATCATCGACCGCGACGTGCACATCCCGGATGGAACGGTCATCGGTTACGACCAGAACGAGGATAAGAAGAACTACTTCGTCTCCCCGGCGGGCCTTACCGTCGTCACGCGCGACTACTCCGTCTACGAGAACCCGGTCTCTCCCGGCTTCATGCAGAACGGCAATACCTGGTAA
- the tatA gene encoding twin-arginine translocase TatA/TatE family subunit produces MGELLTPTHLIVIAVVVLVLFGGKKLPELGKGLGEGLRGFKDGMKGVTDEVNKPAETTHTVTPKAEESVK; encoded by the coding sequence ATGGGCGAACTACTTACACCAACACATCTGATCGTGATTGCAGTCGTCGTTCTCGTGCTTTTCGGCGGCAAGAAGCTGCCTGAGCTGGGCAAAGGGCTGGGCGAAGGTCTGCGCGGCTTCAAGGACGGCATGAAGGGCGTGACCGACGAGGTCAACAAGCCTGCCGAGACCACGCACACCGTGACACCGAAGGCGGAAGAGTCCGTCAAGTAA
- a CDS encoding polyphosphate kinase 2 family protein — protein sequence MKLKSPYLIKPDTRVRLSHLGTDDDGGYKTKEEAAPVLVKHRARLDALQDVFYASQQHALLLVIQGMDTAGKDGTIRHIFSGINPQGCDVTSFKVPTTFEARHDFLWRAHNAVPPRGMIGIFNRSHYEDVLSPRVHKAITGKEARQRLDDINQFEGMLADNGVLILKFFLHISQAEQTARLRSRIDTPDKQWKLSAADFKERKFWHEYQGAYDDLISATSHKHAPWFVIPSDHKWYRNVAISQIIADALDSLKLSYPTPELDPKTIKL from the coding sequence ATGAAATTGAAGTCGCCGTACCTTATCAAGCCAGATACCCGCGTCCGGTTGTCGCATCTGGGCACCGACGACGATGGCGGCTACAAGACGAAAGAAGAGGCAGCCCCGGTCCTGGTCAAGCATCGTGCCCGGCTGGATGCCTTGCAGGATGTCTTCTACGCCAGCCAGCAGCACGCCCTGCTCCTCGTTATCCAGGGCATGGACACGGCCGGCAAGGATGGCACGATCCGGCATATCTTCTCTGGAATCAACCCCCAGGGATGCGACGTCACCTCCTTCAAGGTGCCGACGACGTTCGAGGCACGTCACGATTTTCTGTGGCGTGCGCATAACGCTGTGCCGCCTCGCGGGATGATCGGCATCTTCAACCGCTCGCACTATGAGGATGTCCTCTCGCCGCGCGTCCACAAAGCGATTACGGGCAAAGAGGCGCGTCAACGGCTCGACGACATCAACCAGTTCGAAGGCATGCTTGCCGACAACGGCGTCCTCATCCTCAAGTTCTTCCTGCATATCTCCCAGGCCGAGCAGACCGCGCGCCTGCGTTCGCGCATCGACACGCCCGACAAGCAATGGAAGCTCTCCGCCGCCGACTTCAAGGAGCGCAAGTTCTGGCACGAGTACCAGGGCGCCTACGACGATCTGATCTCCGCGACCAGCCACAAGCATGCTCCGTGGTTCGTTATTCCATCGGACCACAAGTGGTATCGAAACGTGGCGATCTCGCAGATCATCGCCGATGCCCTAGACAGCCTGAAGCTCAGCTACCCCACGCCAGAGCTCGACCCCAAGACCATCAAGCTTTAG
- a CDS encoding DMT family transporter codes for MQGNILLALAAALMWGGGDFSGGMGVKTVGGSVGGALRIVLMSHLTSFSILLTIALVHGTPFPHGAVLAWGLGSGVIAGLSLTAFYIALSRGAMGASAAVSGLLAAAIPAAVSIIVDGSPGLVKLAGFIVAGAAIWMIAAGPDKPGAGKATGRGTMLLASLAGAGFGIYFVGLKMAGSSGPVWTMAMCRMGSLSICSLMLMGLLLKGGTDKVQVTWTAVRWVLLTALMDTSGNLLFVAATQAGRLDVAAVLASLYPATTILLAAWTLHERPTRRQGLGMLVAAAAVVMITL; via the coding sequence ATGCAGGGGAATATCCTGCTTGCACTCGCCGCCGCCCTGATGTGGGGCGGCGGCGATTTTAGCGGAGGCATGGGCGTCAAGACGGTCGGCGGCAGCGTCGGCGGAGCGCTGCGCATCGTGCTGATGAGCCACCTGACAAGCTTCAGCATCCTGCTGACGATTGCGCTGGTGCATGGCACACCCTTTCCGCATGGCGCTGTGTTGGCGTGGGGTCTGGGGTCCGGTGTGATCGCCGGGCTCTCACTGACGGCGTTCTACATCGCGCTGTCGCGGGGAGCCATGGGAGCGTCTGCCGCAGTGAGCGGTCTGCTCGCAGCCGCAATTCCCGCAGCGGTATCGATCATCGTCGATGGCTCGCCAGGACTGGTGAAATTGGCCGGTTTCATCGTCGCGGGCGCGGCAATCTGGATGATCGCCGCCGGACCGGACAAGCCGGGTGCAGGCAAAGCCACGGGCAGAGGCACGATGTTGCTGGCATCGCTGGCCGGAGCAGGATTTGGCATCTACTTTGTAGGGTTGAAGATGGCAGGCTCATCCGGGCCGGTGTGGACGATGGCGATGTGCCGCATGGGGAGCCTCAGCATCTGCTCGCTAATGTTGATGGGGCTGTTGCTGAAGGGCGGCACAGACAAGGTTCAGGTGACGTGGACAGCGGTTCGATGGGTGTTGCTGACGGCGCTGATGGATACCTCGGGCAACCTGCTCTTTGTCGCCGCGACGCAAGCCGGACGGCTGGATGTAGCGGCTGTGCTGGCCTCACTTTACCCGGCGACGACGATCCTGCTGGCCGCGTGGACGCTGCACGAACGCCCGACGCGACGGCAGGGGCTGGGAATGCTGGTCGCCGCTGCGGCCGTGGTCATGATTACGCTCTAA
- a CDS encoding VWA domain-containing protein — protein sequence MKHSVLAGALACMMLGQQQAPQGVAQQDVAQQAIPDAPKPQSVPLGPVTPGIGTTPSSTGATSTTPQDQDAPGTSLPSSSAKPAAHEDDDGPPPELPAAGEGTKAFTLAVQVNFVQVPFTVKDKKGQLVPGLTWRDVRIYENGLRQRMQLFTVDPFPLSVALVIDQSMTFDEMTKVNNALDALQGAFAAYDEVAVFTYNNGPQQQTDFTGGQSARLNAVLDRSKAVGREPLMPLGGPLSQTTNINNQNFDPNTAPVRNHQGIELNAPREVHTLNDAILAAAQATTKAGPGRRRIVYVIGDGKEYGSTAKSKDVIRYLQTNKVAVYGTLIGDFKIPGTGFIDRIHLPFQMRDDILPLYAGATGGQIDAEYRTPGIARSFQKIAEEVRTQYTVGYYSHEPFVDGKYRKLEVKVLRPNLTVIAKEGYYPTAGDQRPRVIQAQ from the coding sequence GTGAAACATAGCGTATTAGCAGGGGCTCTGGCGTGCATGATGTTGGGCCAGCAGCAGGCACCGCAGGGTGTCGCACAACAGGACGTTGCACAGCAGGCGATTCCGGACGCTCCGAAGCCCCAATCTGTGCCGCTCGGCCCGGTCACGCCGGGCATCGGGACGACGCCTAGCTCGACCGGAGCGACCTCCACCACCCCACAGGATCAGGATGCCCCCGGCACCAGCCTCCCCTCCTCTTCGGCCAAGCCAGCTGCTCATGAGGATGACGACGGGCCTCCGCCGGAGCTTCCGGCAGCGGGTGAGGGGACAAAGGCCTTTACGCTGGCCGTACAGGTCAACTTCGTGCAGGTTCCCTTTACCGTGAAGGATAAGAAGGGTCAGCTCGTCCCGGGCCTGACCTGGCGCGACGTGCGCATCTATGAGAACGGGCTCCGGCAGAGAATGCAGCTGTTCACGGTTGACCCCTTCCCGCTCTCGGTGGCGCTGGTGATCGACCAGTCCATGACGTTCGACGAGATGACCAAGGTCAACAATGCTCTGGACGCGCTACAGGGCGCCTTCGCCGCGTATGACGAGGTTGCGGTCTTTACGTACAACAATGGGCCACAGCAGCAGACGGACTTTACCGGTGGACAGAGCGCCCGGTTGAACGCGGTGCTGGACCGCTCGAAGGCGGTTGGACGCGAGCCACTGATGCCGCTGGGCGGGCCGCTGTCGCAGACGACGAATATCAACAACCAGAACTTCGACCCGAACACCGCGCCGGTGCGCAACCACCAGGGGATCGAGCTGAATGCGCCCCGCGAGGTCCACACGCTGAACGACGCGATTCTGGCGGCAGCACAGGCTACCACGAAGGCTGGCCCCGGTCGGCGGCGGATCGTGTATGTGATCGGCGATGGAAAAGAGTACGGCAGCACGGCAAAGTCCAAGGACGTGATCCGGTATCTACAGACGAACAAGGTTGCCGTCTACGGGACGTTGATCGGCGACTTCAAGATTCCGGGAACGGGCTTCATCGACCGCATCCACCTGCCCTTCCAGATGCGCGACGACATCCTGCCGCTCTACGCTGGAGCAACCGGCGGGCAGATTGATGCGGAGTATCGTACACCGGGCATCGCACGCAGCTTCCAGAAGATCGCGGAAGAGGTTCGGACGCAGTACACCGTTGGCTATTACTCGCATGAGCCCTTTGTGGATGGCAAATACCGCAAGCTCGAGGTGAAGGTGCTGCGGCCTAACCTAACGGTGATCGCCAAAGAGGGCTATTACCCGACGGCAGGCGATCAGCGGCCCCGTGTCATCCAGGCTCAGTAG
- a CDS encoding VWA domain-containing protein: MRLQFLSVALLALGLSPALFAQEAPSPGGPPPASDAPDQPVGSDLETLKVNVNLVNVYFSVRDKTGYITNLHKNDCSIDEDKTTQTIKNFTQEKNLPLTIGILLDTSGSQQNVLPLEQDAGARFLKEVLTPKDEAFLISFDINVDLLTDYTNNAREIDRSIHRASINTGAGTGSVTGNGTPRGTLLYDAVYLAAHDKLRQEAGRKIIVMLTDGGDQGSQENLKSSIEAAQKANAIIYVILIADRGFYGGGFGINLADTGSRDMQRLATETGGRVINVGNNGRKLEDAFDQIQDELRTQYLASYTPTNLKADGTFRNLKIACGKDQKIQARKGYYAIAGGGLDDNN; this comes from the coding sequence ATGCGTCTTCAGTTTCTGTCCGTTGCCCTGCTCGCTCTCGGCCTCTCTCCTGCCCTCTTCGCGCAAGAGGCCCCCTCGCCCGGTGGTCCGCCGCCCGCCAGCGACGCCCCCGACCAGCCTGTCGGCAGCGATCTCGAGACCCTCAAGGTCAACGTCAACCTCGTCAACGTCTACTTCTCCGTGCGCGACAAGACCGGATACATCACCAATCTGCACAAGAATGATTGCAGCATCGACGAAGACAAGACCACGCAGACCATCAAGAACTTCACCCAGGAGAAGAACCTCCCGCTGACCATCGGCATCCTGCTCGACACCAGCGGCAGCCAGCAGAACGTCCTCCCGCTGGAGCAGGACGCCGGAGCTCGCTTCCTCAAGGAAGTTCTGACTCCCAAGGACGAGGCGTTCCTTATCTCATTTGATATCAATGTCGATCTGCTCACGGACTACACCAACAACGCCCGCGAGATCGACCGATCCATCCACCGTGCCTCCATCAACACAGGTGCCGGGACCGGCTCCGTCACCGGCAACGGCACCCCCCGCGGAACGCTGCTCTATGATGCCGTCTACCTCGCCGCGCACGACAAGCTACGCCAGGAGGCTGGCCGCAAGATTATCGTCATGCTCACCGACGGTGGTGACCAGGGCAGCCAGGAGAATCTCAAGTCCTCCATCGAGGCCGCTCAGAAGGCCAATGCCATCATCTATGTCATCCTCATCGCCGACCGCGGCTTCTACGGCGGTGGCTTCGGCATCAACCTCGCCGATACCGGCTCCCGCGATATGCAGCGCCTCGCCACCGAGACCGGTGGCCGCGTCATCAACGTCGGCAACAACGGCCGTAAGTTGGAAGACGCCTTCGACCAGATCCAGGACGAGCTTCGTACCCAGTACCTCGCCAGCTACACCCCCACCAACCTTAAAGCCGACGGCACCTTCCGCAACCTGAAGATCGCCTGCGGCAAAGACCAGAAGATCCAGGCCCGCAAAGGCTACTACGCCATCGCCGGTGGCGGCCTCGACGACAACAACTAG
- a CDS encoding alpha/beta hydrolase has translation MISTRIRIALGLVLVLVFTASGIAPSFAAAIGSQLVNRELRSEKFAGNRIGTNPVRKMAVYLPAGYDESSKRYPVIYFLASPFDSYRTLFDQRNAQRLFDRAIEGRVIAPFILVSVDMTTPLGCSWYVNSPVTGNWEDFMIQELVPYIDANFKALPSRDSRGIVGHFMGGYGAIRFGMRHPDVFGSVYALHPVGTGSGVQIMDSRPNWDLLTDATSLDDVRKDGFSTIFTAIFQAHLPNPDKPPLFVDLPAHKVGDQLVIDSKLTERLRNNFLLETMIAQYADNLKSLRGFKFDWARNDTIEDHIYSNQAFTHKLNEFGIVHEAEEYNGTWGEPNWGEDGRVYTEVLPFFGRHLVFGDK, from the coding sequence ATGATCTCAACACGAATTCGCATCGCGTTAGGCCTAGTGCTCGTTCTTGTCTTCACAGCATCTGGCATCGCGCCATCGTTTGCCGCTGCTATCGGGAGCCAGTTGGTGAACCGCGAGTTGCGGTCGGAGAAGTTTGCCGGCAACAGAATAGGCACCAATCCGGTACGGAAGATGGCGGTCTATCTTCCTGCGGGCTATGACGAATCGTCGAAGCGCTATCCGGTGATCTATTTTCTCGCCAGTCCGTTCGACAGCTACCGCACTCTCTTTGACCAACGGAACGCTCAAAGGCTCTTCGACCGAGCAATCGAGGGCAGAGTGATCGCTCCGTTCATCCTTGTATCGGTGGATATGACGACCCCACTTGGGTGCTCCTGGTATGTCAACTCTCCTGTGACTGGCAACTGGGAAGACTTCATGATCCAGGAGCTGGTGCCTTATATCGATGCGAACTTCAAGGCGCTGCCCAGCAGGGACTCGCGTGGCATTGTTGGCCATTTCATGGGAGGATACGGCGCAATCCGTTTCGGGATGCGGCACCCCGATGTATTTGGATCTGTGTATGCGTTACATCCCGTCGGGACCGGATCGGGCGTTCAGATCATGGATTCGCGGCCGAATTGGGACCTTCTCACGGATGCTACATCGCTCGATGATGTGAGGAAGGATGGCTTCTCAACAATCTTTACCGCCATCTTCCAGGCCCATTTGCCGAATCCGGATAAACCGCCGCTGTTTGTCGATCTGCCGGCCCACAAGGTTGGGGATCAGCTAGTCATCGACAGCAAGCTTACCGAACGGCTGCGCAACAACTTCCTACTCGAGACGATGATTGCCCAGTATGCCGACAACCTGAAATCTCTGCGGGGTTTCAAGTTTGATTGGGCCCGCAACGATACGATTGAAGATCATATTTACTCCAACCAGGCCTTTACCCATAAGCTGAATGAATTCGGGATTGTCCACGAAGCGGAAGAGTACAACGGGACGTGGGGCGAACCGAACTGGGGCGAAGACGGCCGCGTCTACACGGAGGTTCTCCCCTTCTTCGGCAGGCATCTGGTCTTTGGCGACAAATAA
- a CDS encoding PadR family transcriptional regulator, with product MLGEFEYLLITAAAGLGDKAYGAAIREEIEATTGRKCSIGALYTTIDRLETKGLLKTWMGEATAQRGGRAKRMVRVTSKGVQAAKDFYDVVTRVSRGASWATPRTEDLA from the coding sequence ATGCTTGGTGAATTCGAATACCTGTTGATCACCGCAGCAGCCGGACTTGGAGACAAGGCGTATGGTGCTGCGATTCGCGAAGAGATCGAGGCTACGACCGGACGAAAGTGCTCCATTGGAGCGCTGTATACGACCATCGATCGCCTTGAGACCAAGGGCCTGCTGAAGACATGGATGGGCGAGGCTACGGCGCAGCGCGGCGGTCGTGCCAAGCGCATGGTTCGAGTGACAAGCAAGGGTGTGCAAGCAGCGAAGGATTTCTACGATGTGGTGACCCGCGTCAGTCGTGGTGCGTCGTGGGCTACTCCCCGAACGGAGGATCTTGCATGA
- a CDS encoding HisA/HisF-related TIM barrel protein → MLLPSIDLMGGRIVQLVQGEKLKLAFDDFEYWIERFSKYPVVQLIDLDAAMRQGDNRALIEMICKRLPCQVGGGLKTAEDGQALLNAGAKRVIYGSSLFGAEGVNKAFAAGLKKALGEDALVFSVDTKGGRVAVKGWKDSVNLTPEEAVTWLEDYCAAFLYTHVDTEGTMSGFPIDVAAILRATTARQLIVAGGIKERSEVDALDAMGVDAVAGMAVYSGAMEA, encoded by the coding sequence ATGTTGCTACCTTCGATTGATTTGATGGGCGGCCGCATTGTGCAGCTCGTGCAGGGCGAAAAGCTGAAACTGGCGTTCGATGACTTTGAGTACTGGATCGAGCGCTTCTCGAAGTATCCCGTGGTGCAGTTGATCGATCTCGACGCGGCGATGCGGCAGGGCGACAACCGCGCGTTGATCGAGATGATCTGCAAGCGTCTGCCATGCCAGGTTGGTGGCGGCCTGAAGACCGCTGAGGATGGGCAGGCTCTGCTTAATGCGGGAGCGAAGCGTGTGATCTATGGGTCTTCGCTGTTTGGAGCCGAGGGCGTCAACAAGGCGTTTGCGGCGGGACTCAAGAAGGCTCTCGGCGAGGATGCGCTGGTCTTCAGTGTCGATACAAAAGGTGGGCGCGTTGCGGTAAAGGGCTGGAAGGATTCAGTGAACCTGACTCCTGAGGAGGCCGTGACCTGGCTCGAAGATTATTGCGCGGCGTTTCTGTACACGCATGTCGATACCGAGGGCACGATGTCCGGCTTTCCCATCGACGTAGCGGCGATTCTGCGAGCGACGACAGCACGACAGTTGATCGTTGCCGGCGGCATCAAAGAACGCTCCGAGGTCGATGCGCTCGATGCGATGGGTGTCGATGCCGTGGCGGGGATGGCTGTGTATTCAGGGGCGATGGAAGCCTAG
- the hisF gene encoding imidazole glycerol phosphate synthase subunit HisF, which yields MLTKRIIACLDVRGGRVVKGVQFVDIIDAGDPAELAHRHAAAGADEIVLLDITATHEGRGTLIDTVKRTAATLFVPFTVGGGIRSADDAAAVFDAGADKVSINSAAIARPELIGEIGASFGAQAVIVAIDARRGTGVEDAEVYVSGGRKPTGLRVVDWAREAEARGAGEILLTSMDTDGMRSGFDCELTALVSEAVQIPVIASGGAGSAAHFAEVFGRGKADAALAASIFHFGVTDSRELKAELQRAGVSVRLPC from the coding sequence ATGCTGACGAAGAGAATTATTGCGTGCTTGGATGTTCGCGGAGGACGCGTTGTGAAGGGCGTTCAGTTTGTCGACATCATCGATGCGGGCGATCCGGCGGAGCTGGCGCATCGGCATGCTGCGGCAGGGGCGGACGAGATTGTGCTGCTCGACATTACGGCAACGCATGAGGGTCGCGGGACGTTGATCGATACGGTGAAGAGGACGGCAGCGACGCTGTTTGTGCCGTTCACAGTCGGTGGCGGAATACGTTCTGCCGACGATGCTGCTGCTGTCTTCGATGCGGGCGCGGACAAGGTAAGCATCAACTCGGCAGCGATTGCGCGGCCTGAGCTGATCGGGGAGATCGGCGCAAGCTTCGGAGCACAGGCTGTAATTGTTGCGATCGATGCTCGACGCGGCACAGGTGTTGAAGATGCCGAGGTGTATGTGAGTGGCGGGCGTAAGCCGACAGGTTTGCGTGTCGTCGATTGGGCGCGTGAGGCCGAGGCGCGGGGTGCGGGCGAGATTCTGCTGACCTCGATGGATACGGATGGAATGCGAAGCGGCTTCGATTGCGAGCTGACGGCGCTGGTGAGCGAAGCGGTGCAGATTCCGGTGATTGCAAGTGGCGGCGCGGGTTCGGCAGCGCACTTTGCCGAGGTCTTTGGGCGCGGCAAAGCGGATGCGGCGTTGGCGGCGAGCATCTTTCACTTCGGTGTGACGGATTCGCGAGAGTTGAAGGCGGAGCTGCAGCGTGCCGGCGTTTCGGTTCGGCTGCCTTGTTAG
- a CDS encoding biotin/lipoyl-containing protein — translation MPFLYELKLDASEREYTFLQQLVPAGTLVGTGQAVAVLSDGAMEFHLPAPKQGLLVEWRVESGATVRTSDAIARIVCEGTEVDVPGAVPERLG, via the coding sequence ATGCCGTTTCTCTATGAATTAAAGCTGGATGCCAGCGAACGGGAGTACACGTTTTTGCAGCAGCTCGTTCCGGCGGGAACGCTTGTCGGAACGGGACAGGCGGTTGCAGTGCTCTCGGATGGAGCGATGGAATTTCATCTACCTGCACCGAAGCAGGGATTACTCGTGGAGTGGCGCGTGGAGAGCGGCGCAACGGTGAGGACATCGGATGCCATTGCGCGCATCGTGTGCGAGGGTACTGAGGTTGACGTGCCCGGTGCTGTGCCGGAACGGCTAGGGTGA
- the hisH gene encoding imidazole glycerol phosphate synthase subunit HisH has product MIAVIDYKAGNLTSVVKALHYLGASEVTITQDPAVVTSAAKVVLPGVGHFQATQLLTDLGLTEAVRESIAKGAWFLGICVGLQWLFEGSTEAPNTAGLGHFAGKCERFPALFEGAELKSPHVGWNSLEAVRPDSLLLQGVTDGGFVYYTHSWKAPVLPDTASVTYYGGPFTGAVERENVMGVQFHPEKSSAVGLQVLKNFVEL; this is encoded by the coding sequence GTGATCGCGGTCATCGACTACAAGGCGGGCAATCTGACCAGTGTCGTCAAGGCGCTACACTATCTCGGCGCGAGCGAGGTGACGATCACGCAAGATCCTGCGGTTGTCACGAGCGCGGCAAAGGTAGTGCTGCCTGGTGTCGGACATTTTCAGGCGACGCAGTTGCTGACCGATCTTGGGCTAACCGAGGCAGTGCGAGAGAGCATTGCCAAGGGTGCGTGGTTCCTGGGGATCTGCGTGGGGCTGCAGTGGTTGTTCGAAGGATCGACAGAGGCTCCGAACACGGCTGGCCTCGGACACTTCGCAGGAAAATGCGAGCGCTTCCCTGCTCTCTTTGAAGGAGCAGAGCTTAAGTCGCCGCATGTTGGGTGGAACTCGCTCGAAGCGGTGCGGCCGGATTCGCTTCTGTTGCAAGGTGTGACGGATGGCGGGTTTGTGTATTACACACATTCATGGAAGGCGCCTGTTTTACCTGATACCGCATCGGTTACATATTATGGTGGTCCGTTTACGGGAGCCGTGGAACGCGAGAACGTGATGGGTGTGCAGTTTCATCCGGAGAAGTCCAGCGCGGTAGGACTACAGGTATTGAAGAACTTTGTGGAGTTGTAG
- the hisB gene encoding imidazoleglycerol-phosphate dehydratase HisB, protein MAATKVRTGTIKRDTTETQIALKLVVDGQGVYKVSTGIRFFDHMLELFTRHGGFDLTLTCKGDLDVDQHHTVEDVGIALGEAFGKALGDKKGIMRAGYFVMAMDETLAVAAVDLSGRVSYVVDDKVRVRLVGDFQSELLADFFDGFARGAKANVHVKTMYGRSNHHKIEAIFKAFARALRGACSRDERMREMLPSTKGLL, encoded by the coding sequence ATGGCAGCTACGAAGGTAAGAACCGGAACGATCAAACGAGACACGACCGAGACGCAAATTGCGTTGAAGCTGGTCGTCGATGGACAGGGCGTGTACAAGGTTTCGACCGGCATACGGTTCTTCGATCACATGCTGGAGCTCTTCACACGCCATGGCGGCTTCGACCTGACGCTGACCTGCAAGGGCGATCTCGATGTCGATCAGCACCACACTGTTGAAGACGTAGGCATCGCGCTGGGCGAGGCGTTCGGCAAAGCGCTGGGCGATAAGAAGGGCATCATGCGCGCCGGATATTTTGTGATGGCGATGGACGAGACACTGGCTGTTGCGGCTGTCGACCTGAGTGGACGCGTGTCGTATGTCGTCGATGACAAGGTGAGGGTGCGGTTGGTCGGCGATTTCCAGAGCGAGTTGCTCGCGGACTTCTTCGACGGCTTTGCCCGCGGCGCGAAGGCGAATGTGCACGTGAAGACGATGTACGGGCGCTCGAATCACCACAAGATCGAGGCGATCTTCAAGGCGTTCGCAAGGGCGCTGCGCGGTGCATGCTCGCGTGATGAGCGCATGCGCGAGATGCTGCCGTCGACCAAGGGATTGCTGTGA